A single region of the Pseudalkalibacillus berkeleyi genome encodes:
- a CDS encoding DUF420 domain-containing protein produces MVAQKSQKSYTGIVVLLSIVINALVVVLFFLPEYQGETGFDITILPLLNAVFNSFTFVFLLAALWFILRKNIALHRRFIFAAFTSTALFLISYVSYHYLAESTSFGGEGPLKYIYYFILITHIILAAVIVPLALLSLVRGLTMQVEKHRKIARWTMPLWLYVSLTGVLVYIMISPYY; encoded by the coding sequence ATGGTAGCACAAAAATCTCAAAAAAGTTATACAGGCATCGTCGTTTTATTATCAATTGTCATTAACGCACTTGTTGTCGTCTTGTTCTTTTTACCAGAGTATCAGGGTGAGACAGGGTTTGATATAACAATCTTACCTTTGCTAAATGCGGTGTTTAATAGCTTCACTTTCGTCTTTTTACTAGCAGCTTTGTGGTTTATTTTGCGAAAAAATATCGCGTTACATCGTAGGTTCATTTTTGCGGCATTTACGAGTACCGCACTATTCTTGATTTCATATGTATCGTACCATTACTTAGCGGAATCAACTTCTTTTGGTGGAGAGGGCCCGCTGAAATATATTTATTACTTTATTTTGATTACCCATATCATTCTTGCGGCAGTCATTGTACCGCTGGCATTGTTATCACTAGTACGTGGTTTAACGATGCAAGTGGAAAAGCACCGGAAGATTGCAAGGTGGACCATGCCATTATGGCTTTATGTCAGCCTTACAGGAGTATTGGTGTACATCATGATTTCTCCATATTATTAA
- a CDS encoding penicillin acylase family protein yields the protein MEKVIERAYKTSRSNKLRRGFTIGFIIILIFVLILSSVVIYILQRSLPETKGEIVLAGINEPVSVIRDKSGTPHIEANSPRDLYTAQGYVTAQDRLFQMDLSRRLASGQLSEVIGEATLDRDRFFRTLGLRRAAERSLDQYSEEARNVLNWYTDGVNAYIKEAIDKNKLPPEYTILDFEPKKWSPVDSLTIAKYMAFDLGGHWEGQAFRHYLVQNFPEEKALELFPAYPDDGAMIISEAKNNPVNIEESLASAVIPDPFNGSNNWVVSGQKTESGLPILANDPHLGLGTPSIWYETHLKTDRLNVSGVIFAGIPGIIVGHNEQIAWGVTNVGPDVQDLYIEKRNPNKPDQFLYKNEWEEAEIIKEPIKVKDGATVDHQVTITRHGPIISEFARYKEEDTALALKWTALQPSTELEAVLRMNQADDWSSFKEALTYFHTPAQNFVFASVDGDIAYRANGLIPIRSKGDSLLPVPGWTGEYEWEGFVPWEELPTIVNPSKGYIATANNKIVDDDYPYHITHTWAQPYRQERIVEILSGIGPLKTQEMKELQMDKYNLQAEEMVKILLPKMDPLNLSEREQQAYRLVGKWDYIDRKESGAPLLFHLWMYAISDQLFEKQIDPKMMKFFDGRAQVVDELIRGADQGKSSIWMKEAGGITEVATKAFQQAVSEATTLQGKDIEDWRWGKYHSLLFEHPLGSTSPLQLLFNPNEVEVGGSRVTVMAAGWSKKTGKVNHGAAWRTIVDLANIEQSQNIVGPGQSGHVLSTWYDDQVLDWANGTYHTTSINKRDYENGHQLKLVPSN from the coding sequence ATGGAAAAGGTGATTGAAAGAGCGTATAAGACCAGTCGGAGCAATAAGCTTCGAAGAGGGTTTACGATTGGTTTCATTATTATTCTTATCTTCGTTTTAATTCTTTCTTCCGTAGTCATTTATATTCTTCAACGTAGCCTCCCAGAAACAAAAGGGGAGATTGTTCTGGCTGGAATTAACGAGCCAGTATCGGTTATTCGGGACAAGTCGGGAACGCCTCATATCGAAGCTAACTCCCCAAGAGATTTATATACTGCTCAAGGATACGTTACCGCCCAGGACCGCTTATTCCAGATGGATTTGAGTAGACGGCTTGCATCAGGCCAATTAAGTGAAGTGATTGGAGAAGCCACACTTGATCGAGATCGTTTCTTCAGAACGCTAGGTCTGAGGCGAGCAGCCGAACGTTCACTAGATCAATATTCAGAAGAAGCCCGTAACGTATTAAATTGGTACACCGATGGCGTCAATGCTTACATAAAAGAAGCGATTGATAAGAACAAACTCCCACCAGAATACACGATACTAGATTTTGAACCGAAGAAGTGGAGTCCAGTAGATTCCCTTACGATCGCCAAATACATGGCCTTTGACCTTGGTGGCCATTGGGAAGGACAAGCATTTCGACATTATTTGGTTCAAAACTTTCCTGAAGAAAAAGCATTGGAATTATTTCCTGCCTATCCAGACGACGGTGCGATGATTATATCAGAAGCGAAAAATAATCCAGTCAACATCGAAGAATCGCTAGCTAGTGCTGTTATTCCTGATCCTTTTAATGGCAGTAACAATTGGGTTGTATCGGGACAGAAAACCGAGAGTGGCCTTCCTATCCTAGCAAATGATCCACACCTTGGATTAGGTACGCCCTCCATCTGGTACGAAACACATTTGAAAACAGATCGTTTAAACGTAAGTGGTGTTATTTTTGCAGGTATTCCAGGGATCATCGTCGGACACAATGAACAGATTGCTTGGGGCGTGACGAACGTAGGACCCGATGTTCAGGATTTATATATTGAGAAGCGAAATCCGAATAAACCCGATCAATTCTTGTATAAAAATGAATGGGAAGAGGCTGAAATCATCAAAGAACCTATCAAGGTGAAGGATGGTGCAACAGTAGACCATCAAGTAACGATTACACGCCATGGTCCAATCATTTCGGAATTTGCTCGATACAAGGAAGAGGATACAGCTTTAGCATTAAAATGGACAGCTCTACAACCCTCTACTGAGCTAGAAGCAGTGCTTCGGATGAACCAGGCAGATGATTGGTCTTCTTTTAAAGAGGCTCTGACGTATTTTCATACCCCTGCTCAAAACTTTGTATTTGCTTCTGTAGACGGGGATATCGCTTATCGAGCAAATGGATTGATTCCGATTCGGAGCAAGGGTGATAGCTTACTACCCGTCCCTGGTTGGACAGGTGAATATGAATGGGAAGGCTTTGTACCTTGGGAAGAGCTTCCGACGATTGTCAATCCGAGTAAAGGTTACATTGCCACCGCAAATAATAAAATCGTTGATGATGACTACCCTTACCATATTACCCACACTTGGGCACAACCCTATCGACAAGAAAGAATAGTGGAGATTTTGTCGGGTATTGGTCCGTTGAAAACGCAAGAGATGAAAGAGCTACAGATGGATAAGTACAATTTGCAAGCCGAAGAAATGGTGAAAATCCTTTTACCTAAAATGGATCCATTAAATCTCAGTGAGCGAGAACAACAAGCCTATAGACTTGTTGGAAAATGGGATTATATAGACCGTAAAGAATCTGGCGCTCCTCTATTGTTTCATTTATGGATGTATGCGATCAGTGATCAATTATTTGAAAAACAAATTGATCCTAAAATGATGAAGTTTTTTGATGGTCGAGCGCAAGTCGTGGATGAATTGATTCGAGGTGCTGACCAAGGAAAATCAAGTATTTGGATGAAAGAGGCAGGTGGAATTACAGAAGTAGCTACGAAAGCATTTCAACAAGCTGTATCAGAAGCTACGACTCTTCAAGGAAAGGATATAGAAGATTGGCGCTGGGGGAAATATCACTCCTTATTATTTGAACATCCGCTAGGCTCTACTTCGCCCTTACAATTGTTATTCAATCCCAATGAAGTGGAGGTAGGGGGGAGTCGAGTAACCGTCATGGCAGCTGGATGGAGCAAAAAGACTGGGAAGGTCAACCACGGGGCAGCGTGGAGAACGATCGTCGATCTTGCCAACATTGAACAAAGCCAAAATATTGTAGGCCCAGGGCAGTCAGGGCATGTGTTAAGCACCTGGTACGATGATCAAGTGTTAGACTGGGCGAACGGAACCTACCACACAACTAGCATAAACAAACGTGACTACGAAAATGGACACCAACTCAAGCTAGTACCGAGTAACTAG
- a CDS encoding FUSC family protein, with protein sequence MSNVSGDVMKKLNIQKWVGGRVIKTGLAAFVTALICNLLQLPVLFAVITAIVTVEPTASDSIKKGMIRFPAAMIGAAFAMGFEFFLGPSSLTYALAATLTLLTCHKLRLDAGMLVATLTAVAMIAETEDQFFTSFVVRLSTTLIGLVVSTVINYLILPPHYHEMVREKVDQLYERSGTLLSRFVKGGSHRELQTEYRTLSQEMERTFSLSQYQREEWKYRRHNLKEIREFGILMKKLEYYQKILYHFANLLYLNLDHAKLSPEKVEVIMKAVDSIGAILKDPAHRIEADHIALIEELDALFASERERRIYTDQKSAKKHLSVRVAIIYELLALEDVLEDLDKICSREKLS encoded by the coding sequence ATGAGCAATGTCAGTGGTGATGTTATGAAGAAACTCAACATTCAAAAATGGGTAGGAGGACGTGTAATCAAAACAGGTCTAGCTGCATTTGTTACTGCGCTAATTTGTAACCTGCTTCAATTACCTGTTCTCTTTGCTGTCATTACAGCAATCGTAACTGTAGAGCCGACCGCTTCAGATTCTATCAAAAAAGGGATGATTCGATTCCCCGCTGCGATGATCGGAGCGGCTTTTGCGATGGGCTTCGAATTTTTCTTAGGACCAAGTTCTCTTACATACGCGTTGGCAGCAACATTAACATTACTTACTTGTCATAAATTACGTTTGGATGCGGGGATGCTCGTGGCAACCTTGACAGCGGTTGCGATGATTGCAGAAACGGAGGATCAATTCTTCACATCGTTTGTCGTGAGATTATCTACAACGCTCATCGGACTTGTCGTTTCAACCGTTATAAACTATTTAATTCTACCACCTCATTATCACGAGATGGTGAGAGAAAAGGTCGACCAGCTATATGAACGATCAGGAACCCTGTTAAGTCGTTTTGTAAAGGGAGGCTCACATCGAGAGCTACAAACCGAGTATAGAACTTTAAGTCAAGAAATGGAGCGAACCTTTTCACTTTCGCAATATCAACGCGAGGAGTGGAAATACCGCCGACATAATTTGAAGGAGATACGTGAATTCGGAATTCTCATGAAAAAGCTCGAATATTATCAAAAAATCCTTTATCATTTTGCTAATTTACTTTATTTGAACTTAGATCATGCAAAACTTAGTCCAGAAAAAGTAGAGGTCATCATGAAAGCCGTAGATTCTATAGGTGCCATTTTGAAAGATCCCGCCCATCGTATAGAAGCAGATCATATTGCGTTAATTGAGGAACTTGATGCACTTTTCGCTTCTGAAAGGGAAAGAAGAATATATACTGACCAAAAAAGTGCAAAGAAACATCTTTCTGTTCGGGTCGCGATTATTTATGAATTGCTAGCTTTGGAAGATGTGTTAGAGGATCTTGATAAAATCTGTTCAAGAGAGAAGCTGAGCTAA
- a CDS encoding S1C family serine protease yields the protein MSILITSLILLVGIAGAFVINNYYSHYTVEATSSIGDAHNEKRNAPSVERDLKSIIHESQKGVVQLDVESDAGKSVGSGFLYNENGDIVTNAHVVTGAKKITVRTADAQQYEGKLIGIGESTDVAVVRVLDLQGQSPLPVMEDHVADIGDEIIALGSPLGLQNSVTTGIISGLDRDFALDHYTYSGVYQISAPIAPGNSGGPLINKSTGEVMAINSAGTEEGSIGFSIPMKDVYDQLLEWSKHPENLSKKDQEPNTDHDVTPKLNAEDSEYLVKYFYDSLVIGDYVTAYSLLGSEWQKNTPYEKFRKSYIQTIDITINQIKSEPSKEENTMKVTIIIDALERKKDRETKTYVYKCSYTISYENNQLKIISGQTTKIE from the coding sequence ATGTCCATCCTCATTACGTCCCTCATCCTCTTAGTGGGTATTGCAGGGGCTTTTGTCATTAACAATTACTATAGCCATTATACGGTAGAAGCTACCTCTTCTATTGGAGATGCACACAATGAGAAAAGGAACGCCCCTTCTGTTGAGAGAGATTTGAAGTCAATCATTCATGAAAGTCAAAAGGGCGTCGTGCAGCTCGATGTGGAAAGTGACGCTGGAAAGAGCGTTGGCTCAGGATTTCTTTATAACGAAAATGGAGATATCGTTACAAATGCACATGTCGTCACAGGTGCGAAGAAAATTACTGTGCGTACAGCTGATGCCCAACAGTATGAAGGGAAATTAATTGGTATTGGCGAATCGACAGATGTTGCTGTTGTTAGGGTTCTAGATTTACAAGGTCAAAGCCCACTCCCTGTTATGGAAGACCATGTTGCAGATATAGGGGATGAAATCATTGCGCTTGGTAGCCCGTTAGGATTACAAAACTCTGTGACGACTGGTATTATTAGCGGACTGGATCGTGATTTTGCGCTCGATCATTATACATATTCAGGTGTCTATCAAATCTCCGCTCCAATTGCACCTGGAAATAGCGGTGGTCCATTAATTAATAAAAGCACGGGGGAAGTTATGGCAATTAATTCAGCTGGAACTGAAGAAGGATCAATCGGCTTCAGTATTCCGATGAAAGATGTCTATGACCAACTCCTAGAATGGTCAAAACATCCTGAAAACCTATCAAAAAAAGATCAAGAACCGAATACAGACCACGATGTAACACCTAAGCTTAATGCTGAAGACAGCGAATACCTAGTTAAATATTTTTATGATAGTCTCGTAATCGGGGATTATGTAACAGCTTATTCACTACTCGGTAGTGAGTGGCAGAAAAATACACCATATGAGAAATTTAGAAAGAGCTACATTCAAACGATTGATATTACGATTAATCAAATTAAAAGCGAGCCTTCAAAAGAAGAAAACACGATGAAAGTAACGATTATTATAGATGCACTAGAACGTAAGAAGGACCGGGAAACGAAAACATATGTCTACAAGTGCTCCTATACGATCAGTTATGAAAACAATCAGTTAAAGATCATCAGTGGTCAAACCACTAAAATTGAATAA
- a CDS encoding 5' nucleotidase, NT5C type, whose translation MKTLLIDMDSVICDLMTEWHSRYNKDYNDNLSVQDLACWNSEKYVKEACGSKIYDYLDEPGLFINLKPLPHAIEVLGRLSEKHDILIVTSSRTYAYTEKEKWVEKHLPFIGSRNLIFTHRKEMVIGDVLFDDAPHNLNAFKETGRMSIAMDYPYNRNVKVDRVSNWLEFEKWIEKFEMGEQI comes from the coding sequence ATGAAAACGCTATTGATCGATATGGATTCTGTCATTTGTGACTTGATGACCGAATGGCATAGCAGATACAACAAAGATTATAACGATAACCTGAGCGTTCAAGACCTTGCGTGTTGGAATAGCGAGAAATATGTAAAGGAAGCATGTGGTAGTAAAATCTATGATTATCTTGATGAACCCGGACTTTTTATTAACCTCAAACCATTGCCTCATGCAATTGAAGTTCTAGGACGTCTATCTGAAAAACATGACATTCTCATCGTAACGAGTAGCAGAACGTATGCTTACACTGAGAAAGAGAAATGGGTTGAGAAGCATCTTCCTTTCATAGGATCACGTAACTTAATTTTCACACATAGAAAAGAAATGGTCATAGGTGATGTGCTCTTCGACGATGCACCGCATAACTTAAATGCATTTAAAGAAACAGGAAGAATGTCAATCGCAATGGATTATCCATATAACCGAAATGTAAAAGTAGATCGCGTGTCGAATTGGTTAGAATTTGAGAAGTGGATTGAAAAATTCGAAATGGGTGAACAAATTTGA
- the hflK gene encoding FtsH protease activity modulator HflK produces the protein MKLIIFIPLGLLVAAALFTSVYTVDESEQAVIETFGQVEEGIITSGLHFKMPWPVQNVRKFSKETFSLQFGYEEVDGEVTKEFPEDTKMITGDENIVLADMVVQWKITDPKAFLYATNDPKQILYNATSASLRGIIGTSTIDESLTSGKAEIEAEVRDLLVKLIEEYDIGVSILAVKLQDVDLPNKEVRRAFTKVTDARETMNTKINEAKKYSNKQKEEAEGEKDAVMSRAEGDKAARIEKARGDVATFNALYSEFTKQPEITRERLVLETLDEVLAEAEIYIMSDEGGTLKYLPIRPAEAKPAPAQEGDKKNE, from the coding sequence ATGAAATTAATTATCTTCATACCACTTGGGTTGTTAGTTGCTGCAGCATTATTCACAAGTGTTTACACTGTAGATGAATCCGAACAAGCGGTTATTGAAACGTTTGGTCAGGTGGAGGAAGGGATTATTACATCTGGTCTACATTTCAAGATGCCATGGCCGGTTCAAAACGTACGAAAATTCTCAAAGGAAACATTCAGTTTGCAATTCGGCTATGAAGAAGTCGATGGAGAAGTGACAAAAGAGTTTCCAGAGGATACGAAGATGATTACAGGGGATGAAAATATTGTACTAGCTGATATGGTTGTACAATGGAAAATCACGGATCCGAAAGCGTTTTTGTACGCAACAAATGATCCGAAGCAAATTCTTTATAATGCTACTTCAGCATCATTAAGAGGGATTATCGGGACATCTACGATTGACGAATCATTGACATCTGGAAAAGCAGAAATTGAAGCAGAAGTTAGAGATTTATTAGTTAAACTAATCGAAGAGTATGATATCGGGGTTTCTATTTTAGCTGTAAAGCTTCAAGATGTCGATCTACCTAATAAAGAAGTCCGACGTGCATTTACGAAGGTTACTGATGCGCGTGAAACAATGAATACGAAAATAAACGAAGCGAAGAAATATTCAAATAAACAAAAAGAAGAAGCCGAAGGTGAGAAGGATGCAGTCATGTCCCGAGCTGAAGGTGATAAGGCTGCCCGGATTGAGAAGGCACGTGGGGACGTTGCAACATTTAATGCATTGTACTCTGAATTTACGAAACAACCAGAGATAACAAGGGAACGCCTAGTCCTAGAAACGCTTGATGAAGTATTAGCAGAAGCTGAAATTTACATTATGAGTGATGAAGGCGGCACGTTAAAATACTTACCAATTCGTCCTGCAGAGGCGAAGCCTGCTCCGGCACAAGAGGGGGATAAAAAGAATGAGTGA
- the hflC gene encoding protease modulator HflC translates to MSDNNIYDINEQKRSFNWNRHKKPIIFGVITLLLLAFIISNLFIVKENEYRVIRQFGEVVKIVDEPGLSYKVPFIQTVSTLPKYQMMYDVTKAEINTKDKKRIIIDNYAVWRIDDPKKMISNLRTTENAEAKMAEFIFSIFRSELGKLNYDEIINDENSSRGSINERVTKKVNTLLNRDNFGIIVKDVRMKRTDLPDENEESVFLRMISERETKAQQYLSQGDAEKNRIIANTDKEVKQLLAKAQAEAEKIRAQGEKEAANIYNQSFSKDREFYSLYRTLNSYKKTIDDETLIILPKDSPYARLLMGYLE, encoded by the coding sequence ATGAGTGATAATAACATTTATGACATCAATGAGCAGAAAAGGTCGTTCAATTGGAATAGACATAAGAAACCAATCATTTTTGGGGTCATCACTCTCCTCCTTTTAGCGTTTATCATTAGTAATCTTTTTATTGTAAAAGAAAATGAATACCGTGTAATCCGTCAGTTTGGAGAAGTTGTTAAAATTGTTGATGAGCCGGGATTAAGCTATAAGGTTCCATTCATCCAAACCGTTTCTACTTTACCAAAATATCAAATGATGTATGATGTCACGAAGGCAGAAATCAACACAAAGGATAAGAAACGAATCATTATCGATAACTATGCAGTTTGGCGAATTGATGATCCGAAGAAAATGATTTCTAACCTGCGTACGACTGAAAATGCAGAAGCGAAAATGGCTGAATTCATCTTCTCCATATTCCGTTCTGAGCTTGGTAAATTGAATTATGATGAAATTATTAATGATGAAAACTCTTCACGGGGAAGCATAAACGAACGTGTAACGAAGAAAGTAAACACTTTGTTAAATAGAGATAATTTTGGAATTATTGTTAAAGATGTACGTATGAAACGTACAGACCTTCCAGATGAAAATGAGGAGTCTGTATTCTTACGAATGATATCTGAGCGGGAAACGAAGGCACAGCAGTATTTATCACAAGGGGATGCTGAGAAAAACCGAATTATAGCGAACACTGATAAAGAAGTGAAGCAGTTATTAGCGAAGGCACAAGCAGAGGCGGAGAAAATTCGTGCTCAGGGTGAAAAAGAAGCTGCCAATATTTATAACCAATCCTTTAGTAAGGACCGCGAGTTCTATTCGTTGTATCGTACATTAAACTCTTATAAAAAGACAATTGATGACGAAACATTGATTATTCTACCAAAAGATTCACCATATGCACGGTTACTCATGGGGTACTTGGAGTAA
- a CDS encoding SDR family NAD(P)-dependent oxidoreductase, whose protein sequence is MKAVMITGASGGIGLKLAHHFAKDGHHLVLVARSKQKLENLAKELEGKYAIKTVVILADLGESTAVEHVMDEIEKRKIQIEMLVNNAGFGLYGEFHTIDWAQEQEMMMVNMMALTELTKRVVPTMINQKSGKILNVASTAAFQPGPLMATYYATKAYVLSFSEALENELKGTGVSVSILCPGPTETGFQQRARMEDSKLLDGGVMSADQVADIAYKAFMDGKTLIIPGTQNKLLSFMIRFMPRKLVTTTVRKVQERK, encoded by the coding sequence ATGAAAGCTGTAATGATTACAGGTGCTTCGGGTGGTATAGGCTTAAAATTAGCGCATCATTTTGCAAAGGATGGACATCATCTTGTTCTTGTTGCCCGATCTAAACAAAAGCTTGAAAATCTTGCTAAAGAGTTAGAAGGAAAGTATGCCATTAAAACAGTAGTGATTTTAGCAGATTTAGGGGAGTCAACAGCTGTTGAACACGTTATGGATGAAATCGAAAAGCGTAAGATTCAAATAGAAATGCTTGTCAATAATGCCGGTTTCGGGTTGTATGGTGAATTCCACACGATTGATTGGGCCCAAGAACAAGAAATGATGATGGTTAATATGATGGCACTAACAGAATTGACGAAACGTGTTGTGCCGACAATGATCAATCAGAAGTCAGGAAAAATTTTGAATGTTGCTTCGACAGCTGCATTCCAACCAGGACCACTTATGGCTACTTACTACGCGACAAAGGCTTATGTGCTGTCTTTCTCAGAAGCATTAGAAAATGAATTGAAAGGAACAGGTGTATCGGTCTCTATTCTGTGCCCGGGACCTACTGAGACAGGTTTTCAACAACGGGCGCGTATGGAAGATTCCAAGCTGCTCGACGGCGGGGTTATGAGCGCAGATCAAGTTGCGGATATTGCTTATAAAGCGTTTATGGATGGAAAGACCTTGATTATTCCAGGGACACAAAATAAGCTACTTTCATTCATGATTCGATTCATGCCTCGGAAACTGGTCACAACGACAGTACGTAAAGTACAAGAACGGAAATAG
- a CDS encoding NAD(P)/FAD-dependent oxidoreductase, giving the protein MITKDILIIGGGPAGISASIWCQRLDLDYLLIEENDELGGQLKDIHNRIIDYPGKIYENGMVLQHQFTDHVKELDCKYHLKISIKSLDHESRTVLLNDGDGEMYIKYKYIIFATGTSVRRLEIPGEQEMILRGEIYSATKDRHRFQEKNVVVVGGGDRAFEGALLLAESGANVFLVHRSKSFRAREAFKNPVRAHSKITVLEDTVVRKIYHGDKGITGLDLFNLLDQSTSHIIAEGVFIRIGVQPNTRYLKKHVHVDEENYVVVNNCQQTSDSSIYAIGDVCTHPVFSSISSATSQGMIAAKHLSLRLS; this is encoded by the coding sequence TTGATAACGAAGGATATTCTCATTATTGGTGGTGGACCTGCAGGCATATCTGCGTCTATATGGTGTCAGCGGTTGGACCTAGATTATTTGTTGATTGAAGAGAATGACGAATTAGGTGGTCAGCTGAAAGATATTCACAATCGAATCATCGACTATCCAGGTAAAATATATGAAAATGGTATGGTCCTCCAGCATCAATTTACAGACCACGTTAAGGAATTAGATTGCAAGTATCATTTAAAAATATCAATCAAATCTTTAGATCATGAAAGCCGGACTGTGCTTCTTAACGATGGCGATGGAGAAATGTACATTAAATACAAATATATTATTTTTGCTACAGGTACATCTGTGCGCAGACTTGAAATTCCAGGTGAACAAGAAATGATTTTACGTGGTGAAATCTATTCAGCCACAAAAGACCGTCACCGATTCCAAGAAAAGAATGTCGTTGTGGTTGGTGGAGGCGATCGAGCATTTGAGGGCGCTTTATTACTCGCGGAAAGTGGTGCAAATGTCTTTCTCGTGCATCGTTCAAAAAGTTTCAGAGCACGAGAAGCGTTCAAAAATCCGGTGCGCGCACACTCTAAAATAACAGTCCTGGAAGACACGGTTGTACGAAAAATATATCACGGTGACAAAGGAATCACTGGATTGGATTTATTTAATCTCCTTGATCAAAGTACAAGCCACATAATAGCTGAGGGTGTTTTTATTCGAATTGGGGTACAGCCGAATACCCGGTATTTGAAAAAACATGTTCACGTTGATGAAGAAAATTATGTCGTCGTCAATAACTGTCAACAAACAAGTGACAGTTCAATTTATGCGATTGGGGACGTTTGTACACACCCTGTATTTTCAAGCATCTCATCTGCTACATCCCAAGGCATGATTGCCGCTAAACATCTTTCACTTAGACTATCGTAG
- a CDS encoding cytoplasmic protein, protein MTLREQARKMANDYKHNPKLEVVFLGGSVSKGWEDQFSDIELFLLWKEPPLDEDRLEPINRVGGKIINFHPYEDLEWSESYIVDGTKFEISSFLMETVDQFIEELKLGDLSMTKQCLIAAIADGKPYKGEEMFNQKVKEIYPYPQRLKARLIERAFEFGGPWQNREALVHRDDSLFLQKTIIDVCSKNLIALHALNDTYIHHPGLKWLSETVDRMVLKPNCYVERITEIVTSPDKKNSVKKLEVLIQETGKLIEDHIPQIHLTEQLKRACMLRHSVKSE, encoded by the coding sequence ATGACATTAAGAGAACAAGCACGAAAAATGGCGAACGATTACAAACATAACCCTAAGTTAGAGGTTGTTTTCTTAGGGGGATCGGTTTCGAAGGGCTGGGAAGACCAGTTCTCTGATATCGAATTATTTTTACTATGGAAAGAACCTCCTCTCGATGAGGATAGGTTGGAACCGATTAATAGAGTTGGTGGTAAAATCATTAATTTCCATCCATATGAAGACTTAGAGTGGTCCGAATCGTACATCGTTGATGGTACTAAATTTGAAATAAGTAGCTTCCTAATGGAAACAGTCGATCAATTTATCGAAGAGTTGAAATTAGGTGATCTTTCAATGACAAAACAGTGTCTAATTGCTGCGATAGCTGATGGTAAACCGTATAAAGGGGAGGAAATGTTTAATCAGAAAGTCAAAGAGATTTACCCGTATCCACAGCGTTTGAAAGCGAGATTAATTGAGCGTGCATTTGAATTTGGAGGTCCTTGGCAAAATCGCGAAGCACTTGTACATAGAGACGATTCATTATTTCTACAAAAAACGATCATAGACGTTTGCAGTAAGAATTTGATTGCTCTACACGCACTTAATGACACGTATATTCATCACCCAGGATTGAAATGGCTCTCAGAAACAGTAGATAGGATGGTATTGAAACCAAATTGTTACGTAGAACGTATAACAGAAATAGTAACAAGTCCTGACAAAAAAAATTCAGTAAAAAAACTTGAGGTTCTCATTCAAGAAACCGGAAAGTTAATCGAAGATCACATACCTCAAATTCATTTAACTGAACAATTGAAGCGAGCGTGTATGTTACGTCATAGTGTGAAATCAGAATAA